The proteins below are encoded in one region of Nilaparvata lugens isolate BPH chromosome X, ASM1435652v1, whole genome shotgun sequence:
- the LOC111057449 gene encoding galactosylgalactosylxylosylprotein 3-beta-glucuronosyltransferase P isoform X2 encodes MCTSRHLESSPAMGKTIVQMSRKLWLLMIIGACLIVAQYQLASVWLVTAPSTISYEHQSAPVTSASVQAIVNKLQLDTSIVNTVGEKVLREIALQMGQQMLEVCEVPPLSHRHSSKPSVQSNAFQFLPPLYIITPTYRRPEQVPELTRLAQTLMHVPNLHWLVIEDAHNQTTQVTELLQRTGIRFEHLVAPMPESYKKKKGSKPRGVSNRNKGLQWLRANATDGVFYFADDDNTYDIALFSEMRFTRKVSMWPVGLCTKFGISTPVIHNGTFFGFYDGWMAGRKFPVDMASFAVSVQFLHERPDAIMPFKPGFEEDGFLRSLSPFDPKDIEFKAENCTKILVWHTQTKKNEPAAKLDIAKYNNTNLVKLRSLIV; translated from the exons ATGTGTACATCA AGACATCTGGAATCTTCTCCTGCAATGGGCAAAACCATTGTACAGATGTCGAGAAAACTCTGGTTACTGATGATAATTGGGGCCTGCCTGATAGTAGCTCAGTACCAGCTTGCTAGCGTCTGGCTGGTGACGGCTCCTTCTACAATCTCGTATGAACACCAATCGGCTCCAGTCACTTCCGCCAGCGTGCAGGCGATTGTCAACAAACTCCAACTCGATACATCGATTGTTAACACTGTTGGCGAGAAG GTGCTCAGAGAGATAGCACTGCAAATGGGCCAACAAATGCTCGAAGTATGTGAGGTACCACCTCTCAGCCACAGACACTCCTCAAAACCATCCGTTCAGAGTAATGCCTTCCAGTTTCTGCCTCCTCTGTACATAATCACGCCAACCTACCGCCGTCCGGAGCAAGTACCTGAACTCACAAGGTTGGCCCAAACACTTATGCATGTCCCCAATCTTCATTGGTTGGTGATAGAGGATGCACACAATCAGACTACTCAGGTCACTGAGCTACTACAAAGAACGGGCATCCGATTTGAGCATCTCGTCG CACCAATGCCTGAATCATACAAGAAAAAGAAGGGCTCAAAGCCCAGAGGAGTTTCAAACCGCAATAAAGGATTGCAATGGCTGCGAGCCAATGCAACAGATGGAGTCTTCTACTTCGCTGATGATGACAACACATATGATATTGCACTTTTTAGCGAG ATGAGGTTCACAAGAAAAGTGTCGATGTGGCCCGTGGGATTATGTACTAAATTTGGCATCAGCACACCGGTCATCCACAATGGCACATTTTTCGGCTTCTATGACGGCTGGATGGCTGGCCGTAAGTTTCCAGTCGACATGGCAAGCTTTGCAGTTAGCGTACAGTTTCTTCACGAG AGGCCGGACGCTATCATGCCTTTCAAGCCTGGTTTTGAAGAGGATGGCTTCTTGAGAAGTTTATCACCATTTGATCCGAAAGACATAGAGTTCAAGGCAGAAAATTGTACAAAG atattGGTTTGGCACACCCAAACGAAAAAGAACGAGCCTGCTGCTAAGTTGGATATTGCAAAATATAATAACACGAATCTGGTCAAGTTGAGGAGCCTTATAGTTTGA
- the LOC111057449 gene encoding uncharacterized protein LOC111057449 isoform X1, producing the protein MSPAMVECASILDAIQQVVGDTPGRKYHSLAYMVYDTVRNGESIPSMVDTHKLHPLLIPYCAVEAARLLNNHHMVVEALKSDDSMVIEKALAIKSFFNGSNTELTNPRYFSEQLIPHVSLNTRLKIIKQLSYRLTKPNLAEEFFDMFRSMYGIEQAMPLLFACSPEFIDSKLIEDNIVLTRRLMKQLYRKDPKSVIRYIKTARKLEQLDTRNNLRLNLIDYNDIIVKFIKVDIESFIEIAESYEGNKLKLQFSKNLGRIFIKVGEKYLIGNPNLYVHMLPLEVIDAATMRLIFPKLFPDKIESLNTNQLLRFLEFFPRNEKFILFERCFASRYNKKILETFHLVTTKLVSLLPDTQRVEQAKIMMAKNLNNNSRYYPLSWRCYCIAREVIPLIKNDIAKASQIDDRCVLIGEMIYCCKVNNDEDMLLDALAYFNERHKNETADMYFHFIKMLDEIYGDDLHCLSIEHWELIDAVISRMHVKGYFGNYNSQWNLQNLFKVLEASTHNKILHDSHIEGNMALLAHCNLNRNRHCWNILVNNPVYEEKCLNFFVEYVTQKIDNQFSSKTWQQNETIIVPGLVKAIYAYNKRHMKYKRNLNEKPLSVGDYPKLLKSVKKLLNDYEFDEYPGICEMKDVLRRNDKDILEGMIKTRLADVRSVEALSLLKREPKRIVENWNDYLLKCLVYWPGNKIVVRFIKIVRWHNDIAVKWREECEKKLTEDHRYLGILALLLDGRSFVNLVDPFMPKHTDLQTKGPDARSNYEMTSTIPSACNLVNPPVALSVISQYFEGDYLCDGLRASLNLCRRTAVSKVLPFVTSLMSERVSVRKHAIRLHYMVATIDESCQLLAYQWQTEKHHSIQEVLFRIIHDLFLKKPTSESFSLLKSCLENFSNEMLQCCIVDFEAFARLVNFERVPNQYLAEYVSNIFEIIEKMKENKSVKTQDNHVAYVFSCMDSAMCDIMGEPLCMKLIEKYILDDEAYDNKLILNFVLDSFILSRTEHSERRLNLIGKLIGEKVQSHWDMPRRGKAHYYDVNQMLKYFIEGFCKYHTANKINVKLVDVLLELFESPLKPKSDLRSYINLFYMKEKILSTSVLDFGERIAKQNKLLISEYSDFAVHLMSETIERILISFVSSEERIQFIEGLLRENELYNYYMAAHQLQTVNCYDRKFQDIMGVLLDCEYPIIVSIARQMMNSITEHCGCTKKY; encoded by the coding sequence ATGAGCCCCGCCATGGTAGAATGTGCCTCGATCCTCGATGCCATCCAGCAGGTAGTGGGAGACACGCCGGGCAGAAAGTATCACAGTTTAGCATATATGGTATATGACACTGTGAGAAATGGTGAGTCGATTCCGTCAATGGTCGACACTCATAAGTTGCATCCACTTCTTATTCCTTATTGCGCAGTGGAGGCAGCCAGACTCCTCAACAATCACCATATGGTCGTCGAGGCTCTCAAATCCGATGATAGCATGGTAATAGAAAAGGCACTCGCTATAAAATCGTTCTTCAATGGCAGTAATACTGAATTGACAAATCCCCGCTATTTCTCCGAACAACTCATCCCGCATGTTTCTCTTAACACCAGGTTGAAGATAATCAAACAACTGTCTTATCGGCTCACCAAACCCAATTTAGCAGAAGAATTTTTTGATATGTTTCGCTCTATGTACGGCATTGAACAAGCTATGCCTCTGCTTTTTGCCTGCTCACCGGAGTTTATTGATTCAAAGCTGATCGAAGATAACATTGTTCTGACCCGTAGGTTGATGAAACAGTTGTACAGAAAAGACCCCAAATCAGTGATTCGTTACATCAAAACTGCTAGAAAATTGGAGCAACTCGATACACGCAACAATCTCCGACTCAATCTCATTGACTACAATGACATAATAGTCAAATTCATAAAAGTCGATATTGAATCTTTCATAGAGATCGCGGAATCGTAcgaaggaaataaattgaaattgcaaTTCAGTAAGAATCTTGGAAGAATCTTCATCAAAGTTGGTGAAAAATATCTAATCGGTAATCCCAATCTGTATGTTCACATGTTACCCTTGGAAGTGATAGATGCTGCCACAATGCGTTTGATTTTCCCAAAGTTATTTCCTGATAAAATCGAATCATTGAATACCAATCAACTATTGAGATTTTTGGAGTTCTTCCCAAGAAACGAAAAGTTTATTCTATTTGAAAGATGCTTTGCCTCCAGGTACAATAAGAAGATTCTGGAAACTTTTCATCTTGTAACAACTAAGCTAGTTTCACTGTTACCTGATACCCAAAGAGTAGAACAAGCCAAAATTATGATGGCTAAGAACTTGAACAATAATTCAAGATACTACCCACTCTCTTGGAGATGTTACTGCATTGCACGTGAAGTAATCCCACTGATAAAGAATGACATTGCAAAAGCTTCACAGATTGATGACAGGTGTGTATTAATTGGAGAAatgatctattgttgcaaaGTCAACAACGATGAAGATATGCTTCTGGATGCTCTTGCATATTTCAACGAAAGACACAAAAATGAAACTGCTGATATGTACTTTCATTTCATCAAGATGTTGGACGAAATATATGGAGATGATCTTCATTGTTTGAGCATTGAACATTGGGAGCTTATCGACGCTGTAATTAGTAGAATGCATGTGAAAGGTTACTTCGGCAACTACAACAGTCAATGGAATTTGCAGAATTTATTCAAAGTATTGGAAGCATCTACTCATAACAAAATTCTGCATGACTCACACATAGAGGGAAACATGGCCTTATTGGCGCACTGCAACTTGAATCGAAACCGCCACTGCTGGAATATATTGGTGAATAATCCAGTGTATGAAGAAAAGTGTTTGAATTTCTTTGTTGAGTATGttacacaaaaaattgataatcaattctCCAGCAAAACATGGCAACAAAATGAAACTATCATTGTTCCTGGATTGGTTAAAGCAATATATGCTTATAACAAACGTCACATGAAATATAAAAGAAACCTCAATGAAAAACCTCTTTCAGTTGGTGATTATCCCAAATTATTGAAGAGTGTGAAAAAATTGCTTAATGATTATGAATTTGATGAATATCCAGGTATTTGCGAGATGAAAGACGTGCTGAGGCGTAATGATAAAGACATTTTAGAAGGTATGATCAAAACTCGTTTAGCTGATGTGAGATCAGTAGAGGCACTTTCATTATTGAAACGTGAACCGAAGCGTATTGTAGAAAATTggaatgattatttattgaaatgctTAGTTTATTGGCCAGGCAACAAAATTGTGGTACGCTTCATAAAAATTGTTCGTTGGCACAACGATATTGCAGTCAAGTGGCGAGAAGAGTGCGAGAAAAAGCTAACTGAAGATCACAGATATCTTGGCATCCTAGCATTGCTACTAGATGGTCGATCGTTTGTAAACCTTGTCGATCCATTCATGCCAAAACATACTGACTTGCAAACAAAGGGTCCAGACGCTAGATCTAATTATGAAATGACGTCAACAATCCCTTCAGCTTGTAATCTAGTCAACCCTCCGGTTGCATTGAGTGTGATTAGTCAATATTTTGAAGGAGATTATCTTTGCGACGGTTTGAGAGCTTCATTGAATCTCTGTCGTCGTACTGCCGTGAGCAAAGTCTTGCCATTTGTCACCAGCTTGATGTCAGAGAGAGTATCTGTGAGGAAACACGCAATCAGACTTCATTATATGGTCGCAACTATTGACGAGTCTTGTCAATTGTTGGCATATCAATGGCAAACGGAAAAGCATCACTCCATTCAAGAAGTTCTGTTCCGGATAATCCATGATCTATTCTTGAAAAAACCGACTTCTGAATCATTTAGTTTGTTGAAAAGCTGtcttgaaaacttttcaaatgaAATGCTACAATGTTGCATTGTTGATTTTGAGGCGTTTGCTAGGCTTGTCAATTTTGAAAGGGTTCCAAATCAGTATCTTGCAGAATATGTGAGTAACATATTTGAGATTATCgagaaaatgaaagagaataaaAGTGTAAAAACGCAGGATAATCACGTTGCGTATGTGTTTAGTTGCATGGATTCGGCAATGTGCGACATCATGGGCGAACCTCTATGCATGAAACTCATAGAAAAGTATATACTTGATGATGAAGcgtatgataataaattaattttgaatttcgttcTTGACTCGTTTATTTTGTCTCGCACAGAACACTCGGAGCGTCGTTTGAACCTGATTGGGAAATTGATAGGTGAGAAGGTGCAGTCACACTGGGACATGCCAAGACGGGGAAAAGCGCATTACTAcgatgttaatcaaatgctCAAATATTTCATTGAAGGGTTCTGCAAGTATCacactgctaataaaataaatgtcaAGCTGGTAGATGTGTTACTCGAATTGTTCGAGTCCCCACTGAAACCAAAATCGGACCTAAGATcatatataaatttgttttacatGAAAGAAAAGATTCTTTCGACCTCGGTACTAGATTTTGGGGAACGCATTGCTAAGCAGAACAAGTTACTGATTAGTGAATACTCTGATTTTGCAGTACACCTCATGTCCGAGACAATTGAGAGGATTCTTATAAGTTTTGTGTCAAGTGAAGAAAggattcaatttattgaaggacTCTTGAGAGAAAATGAATTATATAATTACTATATGGCAGCACACCAACTCCAAACCGTCAATTGTTATGATAGAAAGTTCCAGGATATTATGGGCGTTTTGTTGGATTGTGAATACCCAATAATTGTGAGTATTGCGAGGCAGATGATGAACTCAATCACCGAGCATTGCGGTTGTACTAAAAAGTATTAA